TTCAGACCAAAGGCTTCGCGCAGAATCTGATCGGTATAGTGAACGATACACTCTGACGCTTCATAATCTGCCGGTGTTTTGATACTCAGGTGAGCGACAGAAACCAAGGGTTTGAGCAGGTGTCTGTTCCGGTATTTGGCGACGCCATTTGCTGTCAGTTCGGTAATCCCCACGCACTCTTTGCTGAATGCTTCTAATATGGCTTCAGCACCCTGAGCAAAATAGCCGCCGTGGTCCAGGATCAGAAAAGCTTGCCCCTCTTTGGTATATCGGCGGATCAATTCAACACAGCAGGCCGGGTCGCGTAAGGCGATTTTGTCGAATCCGGATTCGACCGTCTGACAGTTTTCAATGGTCTCAATGGTATTCAGGAGTGAGCTGTTGTTACAGAACGTGGCCTGCTTCGGGATAAATACGACGTGATCAGCCAGCTGGCACAGGACATTGAGATAAGGCAGTGTTCCTTCGTAACAATGCATGACTGAAAAAACGACCAGATTATCGGGCAGTGTGTAATCCTTTGCGATCTGCTCCAGAAAGCGAAAGCCTTTTTCAGCATAAAAGGCGGAATAGTAGCTGTGTGTCAAAGTATGCGATGACGTCATATGGACCTGCTATTTGAATAGTGCCAGCAGCGCCTGATAAAGCGGTTCCTTTTGCCGGCTTTGTTTACAACACAATCCCAGTATTAAAGGGTCTACAGTTGCTGTGGGCAGCTTTTGTATCTGGTCGCGAATCGGACTGTTCTCTATGACAACATCTGGCGCAATCCCTATGCCACATCCCAATGCTACCATACTAACAATAGCCTCATGCCCAGCAACTTGGGCATAAATGTTAGGCTTAATTTTATGAGATTTCATCCACTTGTCAGCGTTTTCTCTGGCACTGCCATGCTCTGGAAGGATAAAGGGAAGTTTTTCCCATTGAATTTCCGGCGTGAGCAAGACCTGAAGCGCGGGCGGTGGGGCCAGAGGGCTGATCAGTGACATAGAGACATCGCCCAGGTAGATAAAGGCCAGTTTTCCGGGAAGATTGGCCGGCAACGCTGAAATGGCGAAATCTGCCTCGTCCTGCATGACTTTATCAATCGCCTGCGCCGGATCACCGGTGACCAGCTGTATTTCGACTTGCGGGTAATGTTGCCGGAACTGGTTCAGGACTGCAGGCAAATGACTGTAACTGGCGGTGACTGAGCAGAAGAGCGTCAGTTTGCCTTTGAGCATCTGATCTTGCTCCGTCAGTTCCTGTTGCAGGTGCTGCCATTCGGCAACGATACGACTGGCGACGGGAAGCAGTTTGTGTCCGGCTGTTGTGAGTTCAACGCTGCGGTTGTCACGGATAAACAGCGGCTGGGCCAGCTCCTGCTCGAGGCGTTGGATCTGGCGGCTCAGTGCCGACGGACTGATATGCATTTTCTGCGCAGTCTGACTAAAGTTCTTGCTGTTACACAAATGAAGGAAGAACTGCAGTGATTTAATATTCATGATGGTGTTGCACTTTTTGCAATGTGATGTTGTGAATATATCACTTTGGACAACATGGCGCCTGATCTACTATCAGGTTATTCGGCAATGACGTGCCGACCAAGGATCAGATTTCACGGAGTAACTTGTTATGGCTAACTATTTCAATACCTTAAATTTGCGTCAGCAATTGGATCAACTGGGCCGTTGCCGTTTTATGGATCGCAGCGAGTTTGCTCAGGAAGCAGATTACCTGAAAGGTAAAAAAGTCGTGATTGTGGGTTGTGGTGCACAGGGCCTGAACCAAGGGCTGAACATGCGTGACTCCGGTCTGAATGTGGCGTATGCGCTGCGTCAGGCTGCGATCGATGAGCAACGTGCCTCTTTCCGCAATGCCAAAGATAACGGTTTTGAAGTTGGTAGCTATGAACAGCTGATCCCGCAGGCGGATCTGGTGGTTAACCTGACACCAGACAAGCAGCACACGGATGTTGTAACCACGGTGATGCCTCTGATGAAGCAAGGTGCTGCGCTGGGTTACTCGCATGGTTTCAACATTGTTGAAGAAGGCATGCAAATCCGTCCGGATATCACGGTTGTGATGGTTGCACCGAAGTGCCCGGGCACAGAAGTACGTGAAGAATACAAACGTGGTTTCGGGGTGCCGACCCTGATTGCGGTTCACCCGGAAAATGATCCGCAGGGCGAGGGTCTGGAAATCGCCAAAGCCTGGGCGGCTGCAACCGGTGGTCACCGTGCCGGTGTGCTGGAATCGTCTTTCGTTGCTGAAGTGAAATCTGACCTGATGGGTGAACAAACCATTCTGTGCGGAATGCTGCAGGCTGGTTCGATTGTTTGTTATGAAAAGATGGTTGCAGAAGGCATTGAGCCTGCATATGCCGGTAAACTGCTGCAATTTGGCTGGGAAACCATTACCGAAGCACTGAAATTCGGCGGCATTACCCACATGATGGATCGTCTGTCGAATCCTGCAAAAATCAAAGCCTTTGAATTGTCTGAAGAACTGAAAGATCTGATGCGTCCACTGTACAACAAGCATATGGATGACATCATCAGCGGTGAGTTCTCTGGCACCATGATGGCCGACTGGGCCAATGATGATGCAAACTTGTTGGGTTGGCGTGCTGAAACTGCTGAAACTGCTTTCGAAAACTATCCGCAGTCTGATTTGAAGATCAGTGAGCAGGAATATTTTGACAACGGTATCCTGATGGTCGCGATGGTGCGTGCCGGGGTTGAGCTGGCATTCGAAGCGATGACCGCTTCAGGCATTATTGATGAGTCAGCTTACTATGAATCACTGCACGAGCTGCCACTGATTGCCAATACCGTTGCCCGGAAGCGTCTGTATGAAATGAACGTGGTGATTTCCGATACTGCTGAATACGGGAACTATCTGTTCGCGAATGTCGCGACGCCACTGCTGCGTGAGCAGTTCATGCCGAAGGTTGGTACAGACGTGATCGGTAAAGGTCTGGGCGAAAGCAGCAACCAGGCGGATAACCAAACACTGATTGATGTGAATGAAGCACTGCGCAGCCATCCGGTTGAGCTGATTGGTCAGGAACTGCGTGGTTACATGACTGACATGAAGCGTATCGCTGTCGGTGACTAATCACCTGATTTTTCTTCCTTTCTAGTAACAAAAAGCCCGGCAATCTTGCCGGGCTTTTTCATGTTCGGAGCGGTGTTCAGGCGAAACGCTGATTATTCCGCTTTGTCGGACAGCTGGGCTTCCAGCTGAGCTACTTTTTGTTCCAGCTCATTCAGTTTCTGGCGGGTACGCAGCAGGACCTGAGTCTGCACATCAAACTCTTCGCGGTTGACGACATCCAGTTTGCTCAGCTGTGCCTGAATGGTTTGACGCACTTTCTGCTCAACGTCCTGACCAAGCGCTTTGACCGGCTGAGGCATCGCATCCTGAATCTGCTTTGCAACCTGCTCAAGTTTCTTTGGATCAAACATACGCGGGTTTAACTCCATGAAGGTATTGTGATACTTGACGTTAGTGTACACCAATTTCACCCTGCCGCAGGCAGGAATCCTGGGATCAGCGACACGTGCCTTTCTCTCCAAAAAAAGGCCGCTTGCGCGGCCTGAAGAATCAAAGTGAAAATGGTGGTTAATTTTCACGGGCTCTGAGAGCTAGTCTCGCTTCATCAGCCCGTTTGAGCTTTTCCAGGTCTTTGTCCTCGACAAAGACAGGCAGCGGTTTATGCGTGCTGGCCAGATACGTGTAAATGACTGGCAGAACGAACAAAGTAAACAGGGTCCCGATCGTCAGACCGGCCACAATTACGATACCGATACTGAAACGCTGTGCTGCACCAGCGCCGGTGGCGAACAGCAGCGGGATCAGACCGGCAATCATCGCGGCAGTGGTCATCAGAATCGGGCGAAGACGAACTTTCGCTGCTTCCATCACCGCAGACATTTTGTCCTTCTGGTGATTGAGCTGCTCTTCTTTGGCAACCTCACAGATCAGAATCCCGTGCTTGGTGATCAGACCAATCAGGGTAATCAGACCCACCTGAGAGTATATGTTCATCGACGCCAGACCCCAGCCCAGAGCGACCAGAGCGCCACAGATTGCCAGCGGTACAGAGACCATGATGACCATCGGGTCGCGGAGGGATTCGAACTGAATCGCCAGAACCAGGAAGATGACCGCCAGAGCGAGGCCAAAGGTCGCGAACAGTGCGTTGCCTTCAGTCACGTACTGACGGGCTTCGCCCATGAAGTCATACTGGTAACCGACAGGCAGATTGCTGGCGCCTTCCGATTTGAACCAGTCGATGGCGTCTCCCATGGCGATTTGCGGATTCGGAACGACACCAATGGTGGCGGAGTTCAGCTGGTTGAAGTGCGGCAGGGCGCGAGGCTCTGCGATCACATCAATACTGATCAGACTGCCCAGAGGCACCGAATTACCGTCAGCAGCACGGACATAATACGTATTCAGCGACTCCGGATTCAGACGGTACTTTCGTTCCACCTGCGGGATGACTTCGTACGAGCGGCCATTGAGGTCAATCCGGTTGACATAACCGTCGGCCATCATGGTACTCAGGGTGATCCCGATATCCTGCATGGTAACGCCATAGGCTCCGGCTTTGTCCTTATCGATGTTGATCTTCATGGTGGCTGAATCAAAGTTCAGATCCAGGGTTGAATAGACGAACATCGGGTTCTTGCTGACATCAGTCAGGACGGCCGTTGCAACCTGGAACAGACTTTCGAAATTGTTCGGTGTGGTGATGACGAACTGGATCGGCAGACCAGAACCAGCGCCCGGCAGCTCCGGCATCTGGAATGCCGTTACGGCCATGCCCGGGACATCGTTCACCAGTTTGGTGACCCGGCCAACAACTTCGGCCTGGCTGGCTTCACGCTGACTCCAGGGCACCATGGACGCAATACCGAATGCCTGGTTCGACTGGGGCACACCGGAGAAGACCTGAGCGAAAGCAACTTCCGGCTGATCACTCAGCATCTGGTTCACTTCGCTCATGGTGTTTTCGATGTAGTCCAGGTTGGCTGTCGATGGGGCAGTACCCATCATCATCAGAACACCTTTATCTTCCGCTGGTGCCAGTTCGCTCGGGATGAACTTGAACAACACGGGCAGGACGGCAAAGACGATCAGGGCAAATACAATCACAACCGGCCGGAAGTTCATGACAGTGCCCAGCACTTTCTCATAGCCGGCCGTCATGCGATCCAGCACGCTGTGAACCGTGTCTTCAAAGCGGTTTGGCTTGTCGTGTGCTTTGAGGATCTTGGAACACATCACTGGCGACAGCGTCAGGGCGATGATCCCGGAGATGAAAACGGAGCCGGCCAGCGTCAGCGCGAATTCCTTAAACAGCGAACCGGTGATCCCACCCATCAGCGCGATCGGCGCGTATACCGCACCCAGCGTCAGGGTCATGGCAATGACCGGCACCGCAATTTCCCGTGTCCCGATAATGGCAGCACGGAACGGCGATTCACCCAGTTTGATGTGGCGGTCGACGTTTTCCAGGACCACGATGGCATCATCGACCACCAGACCGATGGCCAGAACCATGGCCAGCAGGGTCATCAGGTTCCAGGAGAACCCGAAGCCCTGCATCAGCATCGCCACACCAATGAGTGACAGCGGGATGGTAATGATCGGGATCAGCACGGCCCGGAATGAACCCAGGAACAGGGTGATGACGACTAATACGATCAGTGCAGCTTCACCGATGGTTTTGATGACTTCCTGAATAGACTCGTTAATGGCAACAGTGGAGTCGTACAAGATGTTCATCTTGATGTTGCTCGGCATGTTGCGCTGAATTTCAGGCAACAGCTCCAGCACATCGGCAGCGATGTTAATCGGGTTGGCACTCGGAGCAGCATTGATTGCGGCAACCACGGCTTCCTGACCGTTTGCTGTCGCCCGGTAAATGTCGTGGCTTTTCTCCAGGGTGACTTTGGCTATGTCACCCAGTCGAATGACCTGGCCTTTCTGGGTTGAAACAATCAGCTTCTGCAGCTCATCTGTGGTCTTCACCTGTGTATCGGCCGTGCCGTTATACAGTACAAACTCGCCATTAGCCTGACCCGTGGCAGACTGGTAGTTGTTGGCGTTCAGGACGGTCATCACATCGGATGCGGTCAGGTTATACGCAGCCATCTTGGCCGGATCCAGCCAGACACGCAGTGCGTATTTCATCCCGCCGTACAGATCGACCTTGGAGACACCATTGACGGTGAACAGCTGTGGGTTGAATACCCGCTCTAGATAATCTGTGATTTGGCTGGAACTCAACTCGTCACTGGTGAAACCAATGTACATCACCGCCGTGGTTGAACCGGTCGACATGGTCACCGTCGGGTCTTCGGATTCACGCGGCAGCTGAGAACGGACCGAGTTGGTTTTGGCCAGAATATCAGCCAGCGCTGCGTTTGGATCCGTATTCAGCTTCATGGTGACCGTAATGGTCGATGAACCCAGAACAGACGACGATGTCATGTAGTCGATGTTATCCGCCTGCGCGATGGCCTGTTCCAGCGGCTGGGTAATAAAGCCCTGGATCAGATCGGCACTGGCACCGTAATAACTGGTGGTCACCGTGACGACAGTGTTTGTCATTTCCGGATATTCCCGGACCTGCATTTTGAAAATGGCCTGGAAACCGAGCAGGGCAATCAGAATACTGATTGAGACGGCAAGGACCGGCCTTTTTATGAATATATCAGTAAAGCGCATTTAACCTCCGAATCACAGCATTGGTGTTTCAGCCGGGGTTTTCAGGGCATCGTTGTCGACAATGCGGATTTTCACATCATTACTCAGGCGGATCTGACCCGTCGTTACCACCTGGTCGCCCGGTTTGACGCCTTCCAGGACATGAATGTTGTCGCGCTTGCGTTCACCGGTTTTAACCACAGACTGACGCACACGCAGGTCGCCTTTGTCGTCTTTGTAAACGATGTAGACGTTGTTGCCGTACAGGGTGTAGGTGATGGCGTGTTGCGGCAGAACAACCTGGTTTTCCTGCGTTGGCAGGATGATGTGGGCACGGGCAAACATACCGCTGCGCAGACGACCATCATTGTTTGGAATGTCAGCCTGAACCTGAACCAGACCGCTCTGATAGTTCACCGCTGGTTCAATGGCGCTGATTTTGCCCTGGAAGTTTGCTTCCGGGTAAGCATCAATCGCGATATCCACTTCCTGCCCGATATGAATATCTGCCAGATCGGTTTGCGGGATCGTAAAGCGCAGTTTCATCAGGGAAGTATCTTCCAGACGGACGATATCCGTACCGGGCTGGATGTACTGACCCAGGAACACATTCCGTAGACCGACCTCACCTGAGAATGGCGCGGTAATAATACGGCGATCGATCGTTGCTTTCAGGCTTTCAATATCAGCCATCAGCGAAAAATAACTTGCCTGTGCATCGTCGAAAGCTTCCTTGGAAAGGGAACCTTTTTTATAAAGATCCTGATAACGGATGTATTTTGCTTTGGCGGCAGGCAGTCGGGCTTGTGAACTCTTGAGGTTGGCTTCTTCAACATCAGAGTCCAGTGCCAGCAGGCGCTGACCTTGCTTGACCGACATACCCGAGTCAAAGTTCAGAGTCTTGATGACACCTGAGACTTCAGTTGTGATCGTGACACCCTGATTCGGTTCAATAAAGCCAATGGCTTCAATAGCTGGTACCCAATTGGTGGCTTTCACATCCTCGACAGTGACCGGAAAGTCCGGTTCTGGCCGGTTTGCGAAATACGCCTTCATTCCTGCGGATTGAACATTTTTCCACGCGAATAGTGCGCCAAAGAGTAAGGCAACGATGACGAGCATGATTAACCATGCTACCCATTTTTTCATTTTCTTTGCTCCGGAGTCTTAGTTAATGCGTTATCAATGTGTAATTACTGCATCCCAGCAAGCGTTGATGGCAGCATCCCGCGCTTCGTCACTTACCGTAAAGGTGCCGGTCAGGTGTTTGCGTGCCAGCGCAGCGCTGGGTTCCAAACTGAGAGCGGCGAGTATCTCGTTGTCTAAAGGCTTAAACAGCCCCTGAGCTTTCCCCTCTTCAAACATCCTGTCGATCGGGGCAAAGAGTGTTTTTTCTAACGCTTTCTTGTACTGCTTTCCGCGATGCGGCATGTTTTCAAACTGGCCCTGATTAATCAGCGGTGCTTCGTTGTCCGTGGCCATATTCCAGATGTTCAGCCACATGGTACGAAACCGAAGTTCCAGCGGCATGACATCAGAAATGTTCTGCGTGATTTTTTGGGCGACAATGGTCAGTATATGATCGTGAAGCTGGTACAGCAGGTCGTCTTTATCCGTGAAATACCTGTAAATCGTACCTGTTGCTACCTTAGCTTCTTTCGCCACCATGTTCATCGACAGACCGTGAAAACCATGTTTTGCCAGCAATTCTTCGGTTGCCTGCAAGATACGTTCTTTTTTATCAGTCATTGCTACTCACAAGGTGAATGAACGTTCATTCATTATTATTGACGCTTAAATTCTGTGCAACTTACTTGTTACTCATTTTTTGTGACCAAAAACACGGGAGCTGTCTGAAATAGACACGAGGCGAGATCAGGTTACAATGCGGCAGCTGAATCAAACATGACTCACAGGGTAAATCATGAAACTCAATCCCAGACAAAATGAGGCAGTGCGTTACGTGGCCGGGCCGTGTCTGGTACTGGCTGGCGCCGGTTCAGGCAAAACGCGGGTTATTACCAATAAAATTGCCTATCTGGTCCAGCAATGTGGGTACAAAGCCCGGAACATTGCGGCGCTGACCTTTACCAACAAAGCTGCCCGGGAGATGAAAGAACGGGTGGGCCAGACGCTGGGCCGTCAGGAAGCCAAGGGTCTGACGGTATCGACCTTCCACACTCTGGGGCTGAATATCATCCGTCGCGAATATAAGACGCTGGGTCTGAAGGCGAGTTTCTCCCTGTTTGATGATCAGGACCAGATGGCGCTGCTCAAGGAGCTGAC
This DNA window, taken from Photobacterium sp. CCB-ST2H9, encodes the following:
- a CDS encoding NAD(P)-binding domain-containing protein; this encodes MTSSHTLTHSYYSAFYAEKGFRFLEQIAKDYTLPDNLVVFSVMHCYEGTLPYLNVLCQLADHVVFIPKQATFCNNSSLLNTIETIENCQTVESGFDKIALRDPACCVELIRRYTKEGQAFLILDHGGYFAQGAEAILEAFSKECVGITELTANGVAKYRNRHLLKPLVSVAHLSIKTPADYEASECIVHYTDQILREAFGLKLNNQGFLSIGVIGSGNLGRGICKTLQGKGIHDLYVSDQDPRRLTAMPRNGIQVCSTETMLNHCNLIFCCTGNGALHTAHLQSRRENLFVATVTSADDELNLPELVHNGTLRYIGGNTLVKEYKNQHEASIYLLAGGESANTPFKTGMGDPTLYLFEAAHLLAGLQLASQNHSYAAGIQALSAQDEIFIAEQWLRFFYHYS
- the ilvY gene encoding HTH-type transcriptional activator IlvY, with amino-acid sequence MNIKSLQFFLHLCNSKNFSQTAQKMHISPSALSRQIQRLEQELAQPLFIRDNRSVELTTAGHKLLPVASRIVAEWQHLQQELTEQDQMLKGKLTLFCSVTASYSHLPAVLNQFRQHYPQVEIQLVTGDPAQAIDKVMQDEADFAISALPANLPGKLAFIYLGDVSMSLISPLAPPPALQVLLTPEIQWEKLPFILPEHGSARENADKWMKSHKIKPNIYAQVAGHEAIVSMVALGCGIGIAPDVVIENSPIRDQIQKLPTATVDPLILGLCCKQSRQKEPLYQALLALFK
- the ilvC gene encoding ketol-acid reductoisomerase — its product is MANYFNTLNLRQQLDQLGRCRFMDRSEFAQEADYLKGKKVVIVGCGAQGLNQGLNMRDSGLNVAYALRQAAIDEQRASFRNAKDNGFEVGSYEQLIPQADLVVNLTPDKQHTDVVTTVMPLMKQGAALGYSHGFNIVEEGMQIRPDITVVMVAPKCPGTEVREEYKRGFGVPTLIAVHPENDPQGEGLEIAKAWAAATGGHRAGVLESSFVAEVKSDLMGEQTILCGMLQAGSIVCYEKMVAEGIEPAYAGKLLQFGWETITEALKFGGITHMMDRLSNPAKIKAFELSEELKDLMRPLYNKHMDDIISGEFSGTMMADWANDDANLLGWRAETAETAFENYPQSDLKISEQEYFDNGILMVAMVRAGVELAFEAMTASGIIDESAYYESLHELPLIANTVARKRLYEMNVVISDTAEYGNYLFANVATPLLREQFMPKVGTDVIGKGLGESSNQADNQTLIDVNEALRSHPVELIGQELRGYMTDMKRIAVGD
- a CDS encoding accessory factor UbiK family protein, translating into MFDPKKLEQVAKQIQDAMPQPVKALGQDVEQKVRQTIQAQLSKLDVVNREEFDVQTQVLLRTRQKLNELEQKVAQLEAQLSDKAE
- a CDS encoding multidrug efflux RND transporter permease subunit; the encoded protein is MRFTDIFIKRPVLAVSISILIALLGFQAIFKMQVREYPEMTNTVVTVTTSYYGASADLIQGFITQPLEQAIAQADNIDYMTSSSVLGSSTITVTMKLNTDPNAALADILAKTNSVRSQLPRESEDPTVTMSTGSTTAVMYIGFTSDELSSSQITDYLERVFNPQLFTVNGVSKVDLYGGMKYALRVWLDPAKMAAYNLTASDVMTVLNANNYQSATGQANGEFVLYNGTADTQVKTTDELQKLIVSTQKGQVIRLGDIAKVTLEKSHDIYRATANGQEAVVAAINAAPSANPINIAADVLELLPEIQRNMPSNIKMNILYDSTVAINESIQEVIKTIGEAALIVLVVITLFLGSFRAVLIPIITIPLSLIGVAMLMQGFGFSWNLMTLLAMVLAIGLVVDDAIVVLENVDRHIKLGESPFRAAIIGTREIAVPVIAMTLTLGAVYAPIALMGGITGSLFKEFALTLAGSVFISGIIALTLSPVMCSKILKAHDKPNRFEDTVHSVLDRMTAGYEKVLGTVMNFRPVVIVFALIVFAVLPVLFKFIPSELAPAEDKGVLMMMGTAPSTANLDYIENTMSEVNQMLSDQPEVAFAQVFSGVPQSNQAFGIASMVPWSQREASQAEVVGRVTKLVNDVPGMAVTAFQMPELPGAGSGLPIQFVITTPNNFESLFQVATAVLTDVSKNPMFVYSTLDLNFDSATMKINIDKDKAGAYGVTMQDIGITLSTMMADGYVNRIDLNGRSYEVIPQVERKYRLNPESLNTYYVRAADGNSVPLGSLISIDVIAEPRALPHFNQLNSATIGVVPNPQIAMGDAIDWFKSEGASNLPVGYQYDFMGEARQYVTEGNALFATFGLALAVIFLVLAIQFESLRDPMVIMVSVPLAICGALVALGWGLASMNIYSQVGLITLIGLITKHGILICEVAKEEQLNHQKDKMSAVMEAAKVRLRPILMTTAAMIAGLIPLLFATGAGAAQRFSIGIVIVAGLTIGTLFTLFVLPVIYTYLASTHKPLPVFVEDKDLEKLKRADEARLALRAREN
- a CDS encoding efflux RND transporter periplasmic adaptor subunit: MKKWVAWLIMLVIVALLFGALFAWKNVQSAGMKAYFANRPEPDFPVTVEDVKATNWVPAIEAIGFIEPNQGVTITTEVSGVIKTLNFDSGMSVKQGQRLLALDSDVEEANLKSSQARLPAAKAKYIRYQDLYKKGSLSKEAFDDAQASYFSLMADIESLKATIDRRIITAPFSGEVGLRNVFLGQYIQPGTDIVRLEDTSLMKLRFTIPQTDLADIHIGQEVDIAIDAYPEANFQGKISAIEPAVNYQSGLVQVQADIPNNDGRLRSGMFARAHIILPTQENQVVLPQHAITYTLYGNNVYIVYKDDKGDLRVRQSVVKTGERKRDNIHVLEGVKPGDQVVTTGQIRLSNDVKIRIVDNDALKTPAETPML
- a CDS encoding TetR/AcrR family transcriptional regulator; the encoded protein is MTDKKERILQATEELLAKHGFHGLSMNMVAKEAKVATGTIYRYFTDKDDLLYQLHDHILTIVAQKITQNISDVMPLELRFRTMWLNIWNMATDNEAPLINQGQFENMPHRGKQYKKALEKTLFAPIDRMFEEGKAQGLFKPLDNEILAALSLEPSAALARKHLTGTFTVSDEARDAAINACWDAVITH